The following are encoded together in the Tripterygium wilfordii isolate XIE 37 chromosome 3, ASM1340144v1, whole genome shotgun sequence genome:
- the LOC119984729 gene encoding photosynthetic NDH subunit of lumenal location 3, chloroplastic-like, which yields MLAMESSGSATRIKKCAFDLLSIGDDLMDDADSWDLFRRDLTLKSTFLYCDFSQIISNAPKDQKKALTELGNKLFCSIEELDRAVKIQNISLTQDRYNDAAVILQEVMAIIP from the exons ATGTTGGCTATGGAGTCGAGTGGAAGTGCTACGCGAATTAAGAAGTGTGCCTTTGACTTGCTGTCAATCGGGGATGACCTTATGGACGACGCAGACTCTTGGGATCTATTTAGAAGGGATCTAACCCTGAAGTCCACGTTTTTGTATTGTGATTTCAGTCAGATTATCTCAAATGCCCCGAAGGATCAAAAGAAGGCTCTTACTGAACTTGGTAATAAGTTGTTTTGCTCCATTGAAGAG TTGGACCGAGCAGTGAAGATTCAAAACATTTCTTTGACCCAAGACCGTTACAACGATGCTGCTGTCATTTTACAAGAGGTGATGGCGATCATACCTTGA